From the Planktothricoides raciborskii GIHE-MW2 genome, the window CCGATGAGTTATTTAACCATCCATTAGTAGTGACCGATCAAATTGTATGTTGGGAACTGGATCAATATGTAGAAGAGAATAATAATGTAGTTGCTGATGGAGATTATGTGGGAGAAATTTCATTTTCTGATGAGTTAAAGGATATAGGATGTGAAATTACTAATATACAAAATAAAGCGGGTTCATGTCATAATTCTAATATTAAAGTCATTTGCTTAAAAAATTTAATAACTAAAACTTTCCAGTGTGAATGGAGAAAAGGTTTTAGCATTTTAGCTTCACAATCATCATCGAGGAAACGATCCAGATAGTTATCTATAAATTGAGAATCTAGGTTGGATTGAGGTACAAAAACCAACTCATTTGAACCTTTTATATTTCCCTGGGTTTAGCGTAGGGATACGATATATCGTGTCCCTACTCATTATTTTTAGGCTCATTATCAGCCGGTAAAAAGTCAGGGTTAAGCACTTCTTCTCTAGTAAAGGGAGACTCTGGGGGAAATATCTGGATGGATAAACCCGTTTCATCGGCGGCCAGTTCTCTCGCATCTTGATAAGATTCATTAAAAATCTCTTCAAAAAACCGATATAAACTCGGACTGGTTTTGAAAGTATCTTCGAGGCGAATACGATGTTCTCGAATGGTGTAATTCCAACTATTTGTTAGTTTTTTATGCTGATATTTATACTTGAGTAATTGCATGATAAGTATCCGCAGATTACTTTTTAAAGCATTTTTATCGTTTTTCCCCATGCTTTCTAATTCCTCAAGTAAGTTGTCTAAATCGATTTCGGCAAAATTTCCCTCTTTTAATAATTTGATATTCGTCTGTAACCACAGATAAAAATCTTGTTCATAAAGGGATGTTGTTGCCGTTGTGATTGATTGGATCGCTGTCATTTTGTTTGACTCTCTTTTTTTTCTCTATATAAGTGTAACAGTATTTATATTGTAGGGTGGGCTATTTTATTTTTGGATAGTGGTTGGCAGCGGATGGGTTGACTATTTTCTGCATAAGATAATTCTTTTATCCGCTGCCAATATCCGCTGCCAATTAGAGATAATTTCACCACAAAGACACAAAGGACACAAAGAGAAGAAACCGGGTTTCTTTTATGTCACCCACCGATAACCGTTATTTTCACCACAGAAACCCGGTTTCTCGGTTATCTGCGAGGACTTAGAAACCGGGTTTCTTTTATGCTGAAAACAGATAACTTTTGATATTCACGACAGAAACCCGGTTTCTGAACCCCCACCAAGGACAGAGAAAAATTGCGCCATGTTTGCGTTATGATAAGGTCGATAAAAATCTTTAACCTAAAAAAAAGGTGAAATTCTGTGTCTATTGGATCGAATTCTCAAAGTCGTCATTTGAATAGTGCGCGGGCGACGATTCGTCGATCGCTTTCTTGGTATTCTTATATTCGTCGCCACCCGCAACCGTTTACGGAAATTGAACATCAAGCGGCAATGCAAGCCCAGTTAGATGGCTTAAAAGCAAGTTTAGAAAAGTTAGACCAAGAAATTCTTCGTATCGCTGCTTTTGGTTTAGTCAGTCGAGGAAAATCAGCGTTATTAAATGCGTTGTTAGGTCAGAAACTTTTGACAACGGGGCCAATTCATGGGGTGACTCAATGGCCGCGATCGCTACAGTGGAAACTTGATGAGATCCCGATCGCGAACCCTTCCTTAAAAAAGAATAATGATGGGGATCAAAAAATAATTATTGAGTTAATCGATACCCCTGGTTTGGATGAGGTGGAAGGGCAAGCCCGATCGCAGATGGCGCGAGATGTGGCCCAACAAGCGGATTTAATTTTATTTGTGGTCGCTGGGGATATTACCCGAACTGAATATGATGCTTTGTGCGATTTACGGCAAGCAGGAAAGCCCATGATTTTGGTGTTTAACAAGATTGATTTATATCCCGACCAAGACCGAGAAGCGATTTATCAACAGTTGTTATCTTTGGGGGGAAGTCGTGGGGTGAATCGTTTACTTTCGGCCAATGATATTGTCATGGTTTCCGCCGAACCTGCGCCGTTACAAGTGCGGGTAGAATGGCCCGATGGTCGGGTGAGTTATGAGTTAGAAACTCCAGGGCCACAAGTTGAAGAATTGAAACAGAAAATTTTTAGCATTGTCCAGAAAGAAGGGCGATCGCTGATTGCTTTGAATGCCTTAACTCAAGTGCGAGATGCAGAGTCAAAAATGGCTAAAATTGCCTTAGCCGCCAGAACGGAACAAGCAGAAAATTTAATTCAAAAGTTTTCTCAATATAAAGCTTTGGCAGTAGCTTTAAATCCGATTCCGATTATTGATTTGTTGGGCGGTTCTGTGGCAGATTTATTGTTGATTCGTTCTTTAGCCCGGTTATATGGTTTGCCCATGACCAGTTATGAAGCCGGGAATTTGTTAAAGCAAATTCTGTTTAGTAGCGGCGGTTTATTATTAAGTGAATTGCTGAGTGGGGTATTTTTAGGTTTGAGTAAAACTGGCGCGGCAATTGGTGGCGGAATGGGTGATGGTTCTGGGATTACTGCTTATGCGGGGGCAGCGATCGCCCAGGCAACTATGGCCGGGTTTGGTACTTATAAAGTGGGACAAGCAGCACAAGTTTATTTAGAACAAGGTTGCACTTGGGGACAAATGGGGCCGAGTACAGTAATTCAGGAAATTTTAAGTCAGTTAGACCATGATTCGGTGTGCGATCGCCTGCGGGAAGATTTGCAACAACAACTGAAAAAATCGGCAGTTTAGAAATTTTTTACCACAGAGACACAGAGAACACGAAGATAAGTTGACTTATTTGCTCCCAAATAGTATCTTATTCTAAGATAA encodes:
- a CDS encoding DUF29 domain-containing protein, which encodes MTAIQSITTATTSLYEQDFYLWLQTNIKLLKEGNFAEIDLDNLLEELESMGKNDKNALKSNLRILIMQLLKYKYQHKKLTNSWNYTIREHRIRLEDTFKTSPSLYRFFEEIFNESYQDARELAADETGLSIQIFPPESPFTREEVLNPDFLPADNEPKNNE
- a CDS encoding GTP-binding protein — translated: MGSNSQSRHLNSARATIRRSLSWYSYIRRHPQPFTEIEHQAAMQAQLDGLKASLEKLDQEILRIAAFGLVSRGKSALLNALLGQKLLTTGPIHGVTQWPRSLQWKLDEIPIANPSLKKNNDGDQKIIIELIDTPGLDEVEGQARSQMARDVAQQADLILFVVAGDITRTEYDALCDLRQAGKPMILVFNKIDLYPDQDREAIYQQLLSLGGSRGVNRLLSANDIVMVSAEPAPLQVRVEWPDGRVSYELETPGPQVEELKQKIFSIVQKEGRSLIALNALTQVRDAESKMAKIALAARTEQAENLIQKFSQYKALAVALNPIPIIDLLGGSVADLLLIRSLARLYGLPMTSYEAGNLLKQILFSSGGLLLSELLSGVFLGLSKTGAAIGGGMGDGSGITAYAGAAIAQATMAGFGTYKVGQAAQVYLEQGCTWGQMGPSTVIQEILSQLDHDSVCDRLREDLQQQLKKSAV